Part of the Bacteroides sp. genome is shown below.
TAATTGATATGCGTCCTCGCATCCTCGCTTCTTCTCTTAAGTCTTTACTTCACCAGGTTAATCCTCGCGTCCACCGCCACCACCTGTTCGCCTTTGCCCAGCAGGGGGTTCAGGTCCATCTCGTAGATCTCGGGGGCAGCTTCCAGCAAGGCGGAGAGGCGTACCAGCACCTCCGAGAACCTGTCTTCGCTGATGCCCTCTTGGCCGCGCACCCCCTGGATGATCCTATAGCTCTTCAGCCTGCGGATCATCCCCAGGGCATCATCTTTTGAGAGGGGTGAGAGGGCCGAGGAGACGTCCTTCAGCACCTCGATAAAGATACCGCCCATACCACACAGCACCATATGCCCGAATTTATCCTCACGCTTGGCGCCGGCGAACAGCTCCGTGCCCGACAGCATCGGTTGCATCAGGATGGCCGTGGTGTCCTTGATCTGCATCATCCGGGCGAACTCACGCTTCACCCCTTCTGCATCCTTCACGTTGAGCACCACCCCGCCCACGTCGCTCTTGTGCACGGGTCCCACGACTTTCATTACCAGGGGGTAACCAAGTTGCTCAGCGGCTTTCAGCACCTCTGCCTCTGTGGCGGCCACGGCTTCGCCTGCACGGGGGATGCCCGCTGCATCGAGCAGGCCCTGCACCGCTTCGGGAGCCAGGTATCCATCTCCTGCCCCCTCGATGATCGCACGGATTCGCTGATGATCCACGGCAGGCAATTCTACTTTCTCAGGACCCGGAGCCGGGGTATGGTAAACCCTGCACAGGGCATTGCCCAGGGTCACCTCATCGGGGAAGTTGATCCGTCCTTTGGCAATGAAGTCTTCCACCTCGGCCTTAGCGGTCAGGGTGCTGGGCAATACCGGGAAGACGGGCTTGCGGGCCGTCAGCATCTTCTGGTGCAGCACCTCATAGACGTCGAAGAGGGGGAACAGGCCGGGGGTGCCAAAGATGACCACCATCCCGTCAATGTTGTCAAACTGATTATCCACGTAGTCGATAATGATGCCCAGCTGTTCGGCCGTTCCCGTAGCCAGGAAGTCAATGGGATTGGCCACCGATGAGCCGGGGAAGAGCTTGGTGAGCAGTTCCTTGCTTGCGGGGGTATCTATATGTGGAACCTCCAGACCGCTGTTGGAGAGGGCGTCGGTGAGCATCACCGCCGGTCCGCCTGCGTGGGTGATGACAGCTATGTTCTTGCCTTCCAGCCGGGGGTGCATAAACACCGAGGCCACGCTGATAAGGTCTTCACGCCCGCTGCAGCGCACGATGCCTGCCTTGCGGAACAGGGCATCCACCGCCACATCAGGACTCGCCAGCGCCCCCGTATGCGAGCTGGCGGCACGGCTGCCCGCGGCAGAGCTGCCCGCCTTGATGGCAGCGATGCGGCATCCCTTGCGAATCAGCGAAGAGGCGTGCCTGAGCAGCTTCTGAGGCTTGTCGACCTGTTCAAGGTAAAGCAGTTTTACCCGTGAACTGCTCTCAGGGTCAAAGGTCTCATCGAGGTATTGCAAAATTTCCTCCACCCCCATCTGGGCGCTGTTGCCCACCGAGAACACGCTCGAAAAGGTAAGCCCCTTGGGGATGCCCGCCTCCATGATGAAACAGGCCGTAGCACCCGAGCCCGAGATGAAGTCGCAGCCTTTGGGATCGAGTTTGGGTATGGGGTAGGTGAAGATGCTTTGGTGATGGGGGGTGAGGATGCCCACACAGTTGGGGCCTATCAAAGCCCCGTTCACGCTGTTGATGGTGTCCACCACTTTTTTCTCCAAGGCCGCCCCCGCCTCGCTTTCCTCGCTGAAGCCCGCCGACAGGATGATAAAGGCCCGGGTGTTCTTCTGATGCGCCAGCAGATCCACCGTGTCGGGCACAAAACGTGCGGCAATGGCAATCACCGCCAGGTCAACCTGCGGCAGCTCGGCAGGGTTCTGAAAGCTGGGGATGCCCTGCACCTCGCTCTCCTTCAGGTTGGTGACATACAGCTCGCCCTTAAAGCCCCCGTCAATGATGTTTTTTAAGATTTTGCCACCCGGCTTGGTGATGTCGTTCGACCCGCCCACCACCACGATGGACCGAGGATTGATCAGTTGCTGGTTGATCATATTCCGGAAAGTATTTTATGTTTTTGCGTATGTAAACTTTCCGCTAAAATAAGCATATTCGGGGAAACCGGGAGG
Proteins encoded:
- a CDS encoding acetate--CoA ligase family protein — encoded protein: MINQQLINPRSIVVVGGSNDITKPGGKILKNIIDGGFKGELYVTNLKESEVQGIPSFQNPAELPQVDLAVIAIAARFVPDTVDLLAHQKNTRAFIILSAGFSEESEAGAALEKKVVDTINSVNGALIGPNCVGILTPHHQSIFTYPIPKLDPKGCDFISGSGATACFIMEAGIPKGLTFSSVFSVGNSAQMGVEEILQYLDETFDPESSSRVKLLYLEQVDKPQKLLRHASSLIRKGCRIAAIKAGSSAAGSRAASSHTGALASPDVAVDALFRKAGIVRCSGREDLISVASVFMHPRLEGKNIAVITHAGGPAVMLTDALSNSGLEVPHIDTPASKELLTKLFPGSSVANPIDFLATGTAEQLGIIIDYVDNQFDNIDGMVVIFGTPGLFPLFDVYEVLHQKMLTARKPVFPVLPSTLTAKAEVEDFIAKGRINFPDEVTLGNALCRVYHTPAPGPEKVELPAVDHQRIRAIIEGAGDGYLAPEAVQGLLDAAGIPRAGEAVAATEAEVLKAAEQLGYPLVMKVVGPVHKSDVGGVVLNVKDAEGVKREFARMMQIKDTTAILMQPMLSGTELFAGAKREDKFGHMVLCGMGGIFIEVLKDVSSALSPLSKDDALGMIRRLKSYRIIQGVRGQEGISEDRFSEVLVRLSALLEAAPEIYEMDLNPLLGKGEQVVAVDARINLVK